A stretch of the Candidatus Rokuibacteriota bacterium genome encodes the following:
- a CDS encoding TRAP transporter large permease subunit produces the protein MLPLDQTLGGLMFIGMIAFLFFGFPVAFSLTFTGLFFGMAGVGLGVLNANFFDILPLRIWGTMTNVTLMAVPLFVFMGVVLERSGLAEELLETMALLFGKMRGGISISVIVVGAILAASTGIVGASVITMGLVSLPTMLRRGYDKRLISGTICASGTLGQIIPPSIILVLLGDIMGVSVGDLYIGAVLPGLVLVGLYIIYVVILGRLRPGLAPAIPAEELREFQGEALKRVTIALIPAFALIVGVLGSIFAGIATPTEAASVGAAGGTILTMLKRRFSWAMLRNVMETTTRITSLAFIILVGANCFGLVFRGLNGDHLIQNFLLGLPFGPYGVLAVVMLVIFALGFFIDFFEICFIHVPILTPVLVTHFGFDPLWIGVLIGVNLQTSFLTPPFGFALFFLRGVAPPEITTQDIYKGVVPFVILQLIGLTIVIAFPQLVRALFTVFRG, from the coding sequence ATGCTGCCGCTCGACCAGACGCTCGGCGGCCTGATGTTCATCGGGATGATCGCCTTCCTCTTCTTCGGCTTCCCGGTGGCCTTCAGCCTCACGTTCACGGGGCTCTTCTTCGGCATGGCCGGCGTCGGGCTGGGCGTCCTGAACGCCAACTTCTTCGACATTCTTCCCCTGCGCATCTGGGGCACCATGACCAACGTCACGCTGATGGCCGTCCCCCTCTTCGTCTTCATGGGGGTGGTCCTCGAGAGGTCGGGGCTGGCCGAGGAACTGCTCGAGACCATGGCGCTCCTCTTTGGCAAGATGCGCGGGGGCATCTCGATCTCGGTGATCGTGGTGGGCGCCATCCTGGCCGCCTCGACCGGCATCGTCGGCGCCAGCGTCATCACCATGGGGCTGGTGTCGCTGCCGACGATGCTGCGCCGGGGGTACGACAAGCGGCTGATCAGCGGCACCATCTGCGCCTCGGGGACGCTCGGCCAGATCATCCCGCCGAGCATCATCCTCGTGCTCCTGGGTGACATCATGGGGGTGTCCGTCGGGGACCTCTACATCGGGGCGGTGCTACCCGGCCTGGTCCTCGTGGGCCTCTACATCATCTACGTCGTCATCCTGGGGCGGCTCAGACCGGGGCTGGCGCCGGCCATCCCCGCCGAGGAGCTCAGGGAGTTCCAGGGCGAGGCCCTCAAGCGGGTGACGATCGCGCTGATCCCGGCCTTCGCGCTCATCGTCGGCGTGCTCGGCTCCATCTTTGCCGGGATCGCCACGCCCACCGAGGCGGCCTCCGTGGGGGCGGCCGGGGGCACCATCCTCACCATGCTCAAGCGGCGCTTCTCCTGGGCCATGCTCAGGAACGTGATGGAGACCACCACGCGCATCACGAGCCTCGCCTTCATCATCCTGGTGGGAGCCAATTGCTTCGGCCTGGTGTTCCGGGGGCTCAACGGCGACCACCTGATCCAGAACTTCCTCCTGGGACTGCCCTTCGGCCCCTACGGGGTGCTCGCCGTCGTGATGCTCGTGATCTTCGCGCTGGGCTTCTTCATCGACTTTTTCGAGATCTGCTTCATCCATGTGCCGATCCTGACCCCGGTGCTCGTGACCCACTTCGGCTTCGACCCCCTGTGGATCGGGGTCCTCATCGGCGTGAACCTGCAGACCTCGTTCCTCACGCCGCCGTTCGGCTTCGCCCTCTTCTTCCTCCGCGGGGTGGCCCCGCCCGAGATCACCACCCAGGACATCTACAAGGGCGTGGTCCCCTTCGTGATCCTCCAGCTGATCGGGCTCACCATCGTCATCGCCTTCCCGCAGCTGGTCCGGGCCCTCTTCACCGTCTTCCGGGGGTAG
- a CDS encoding MaoC family dehydratase N-terminal domain-containing protein gives MSVGETVHFEDIRVGEEYISPARTVTEADIVIFAGLSGDYNVLHTDAEHMKASLFGERIAHGLLGLSIQQGLLARDMPAWAGESLGGLRWKFKGPIKIGDTIHVRARVAAKKAAAGPGSGIVTIARTVLNQRGEVVQEGETEHAVQRRGG, from the coding sequence GTGAGCGTCGGAGAGACGGTGCACTTCGAGGACATCCGGGTCGGCGAGGAGTACATCTCCCCCGCTCGTACTGTCACCGAGGCCGACATCGTGATCTTCGCGGGGCTGAGCGGCGACTACAACGTGCTGCACACTGACGCCGAGCACATGAAGGCCTCGCTCTTCGGCGAGCGGATCGCTCACGGTCTCCTCGGACTCTCCATCCAGCAAGGCCTCCTCGCCCGGGACATGCCAGCCTGGGCCGGCGAGTCGCTGGGCGGGCTCAGGTGGAAGTTCAAGGGACCCATCAAGATCGGCGACACCATCCACGTGCGGGCGCGCGTGGCAGCGAAGAAGGCTGCCGCCGGTCCCGGGTCGGGGATCGTGACCATCGCGCGCACCGTGCTGAATCAGCGCGGCGAGGTGGTGCAGGAGGGGGAGACCGAGCACGCCGTCCAGCGCCGGGGCGGCTAG
- a CDS encoding MmgE/PrpD family protein: MATAAQVLGCFAARLDAGAIPSAVRDNAALRVLDTIGCALAASREELAAPVLSLARQWGGSGPCVVIGSPLTATPPLAALANGCLAHGLDFDDTHSPSITHASAVLVPVILALGQSEGFDGRSALIALVAGYETVTRIGMAAPGRFHERGWHATAVCGAFAAAVTAGRCLGLDESGITAAMGITASFASGVMEFLEDGSPVKRVHPGWAAHSGLLAAGLAKGGFSGPATGLEGRFGFYRAALGEAPDLAPLLDSLGREWETLRISFKPYPCCHYNHAYVDAAARLRRDSGVSAASVADIECIVPQGEVPIVCEPAAAKRRPRTAYEAQFSLPFAVAAGLLDERVGVASFSAERLSDPGALELARRVRYTVDPESPFPKTFPGRVRVRLVDGSLLEARQDHNRGGPELPLSEAEVVDKFRDNASRALAPAQVAELEKAVLGLEGAADLGPLAALCARN, translated from the coding sequence ATGGCGACAGCGGCGCAAGTCCTGGGCTGCTTTGCCGCGCGCCTCGACGCCGGGGCAATTCCCTCGGCCGTCCGGGACAATGCGGCGCTCCGGGTCCTGGACACCATCGGCTGTGCGCTGGCGGCCTCCAGAGAGGAGCTTGCCGCCCCGGTGCTCTCGCTGGCGCGCCAGTGGGGGGGCAGCGGCCCGTGTGTCGTCATCGGTTCGCCGCTCACGGCCACGCCGCCGCTGGCGGCTCTCGCGAACGGCTGCCTGGCCCACGGTCTCGATTTCGACGACACCCACTCGCCGTCCATCACCCACGCCTCCGCCGTGCTCGTCCCCGTGATCCTGGCCCTCGGCCAGTCCGAGGGATTTGATGGCCGGTCGGCGCTGATCGCGCTGGTGGCGGGCTACGAGACGGTGACGCGGATCGGCATGGCGGCGCCGGGGCGATTCCACGAGCGGGGCTGGCACGCCACGGCCGTGTGCGGGGCCTTCGCGGCCGCGGTCACCGCCGGCCGGTGCCTGGGCCTCGACGAGAGCGGGATCACGGCGGCCATGGGCATCACCGCCAGCTTCGCCTCGGGCGTGATGGAGTTCCTCGAGGACGGCTCCCCCGTGAAACGGGTGCATCCGGGGTGGGCGGCTCACTCGGGACTGCTCGCGGCAGGCCTTGCAAAGGGGGGCTTCAGCGGTCCGGCTACGGGCCTCGAGGGGCGCTTCGGGTTCTACCGGGCCGCCCTGGGCGAGGCGCCAGACCTGGCGCCCCTCCTCGACTCTCTCGGCCGGGAGTGGGAAACGCTGCGCATCTCCTTCAAACCGTATCCCTGCTGCCACTACAACCACGCCTATGTTGACGCGGCCGCCCGCCTCAGGCGGGACTCCGGCGTCAGCGCGGCGTCGGTGGCGGACATCGAGTGCATCGTCCCGCAGGGGGAGGTGCCCATCGTCTGCGAGCCCGCTGCCGCCAAGCGGCGGCCGCGCACGGCCTACGAGGCCCAGTTCAGCCTGCCATTCGCCGTGGCCGCAGGGTTGCTGGACGAGCGAGTGGGGGTGGCCTCGTTCTCGGCGGAGCGCCTCTCGGATCCCGGCGCGCTGGAGCTGGCGCGGCGGGTCCGCTACACCGTGGATCCGGAGTCACCGTTCCCGAAGACCTTTCCCGGGCGCGTCCGCGTGCGGCTCGTGGACGGGAGCCTTCTCGAAGCGCGCCAGGACCACAACCGGGGCGGACCGGAGCTCCCGCTGAGCGAGGCGGAGGTGGTGGACAAGTTCCGCGACAACGCCTCACGGGCGCTGGCTCCGGCGCAGGTGGCCGAGCTCGAGAAGGCCGTCCTCGGCCTCGAGGGCGCTGCCGACCTGGGCCCCCTCGCGGCGCTCTGCGCGCGCAACTGA
- a CDS encoding sigma-54-dependent Fis family transcriptional regulator — protein sequence MAQASTLIIDSNAESRDVLARVVTDAGHAVLAAADAAEGLALLSTLHPQVVLLDLDMPGTEPFEVIQQIRLEATDAAVLALSRVRDTGFVVRTMRTGASDFIVKPASAGAIQQAVASALARTEGPLAGESASSAVPAADRHWPDLDLLFRNSGRMQDVESVVRRAADTNATILVQGESGTGKEMVAKAIHYISQRRDRPFLKVNCASLPGELLESELFGHEKGAFTGAHRRKPGKFELAHRGTFLLDEIGEMPLGLQAKLLHVLQDGTFFRVGGSELIDADVRLVAATNKDLAAVMGAGLFREDLYYRLNVVTIAVPPLRERREEIPILAEHFLKKFCRQYERETPRISPETMRLLEEYAWPGNVRELENMIKRLVVLQKDGLLQEEIALRRGRRWSAPQPAPALVGAPAPPQPQSPPARVATNFEASVGLKEIARRAAREAERAVLKEVLDRVRWNRAEAARLLKISYKALLYKITAAGLDGKNGARAKKDRDSPLDKN from the coding sequence ATGGCCCAGGCGAGCACGCTCATCATCGACTCCAATGCCGAGAGCCGCGACGTGCTCGCGCGCGTCGTCACGGACGCGGGCCACGCGGTCCTCGCCGCGGCCGACGCCGCCGAGGGGCTCGCGCTGCTCTCGACCCTGCACCCCCAGGTGGTTCTGCTCGACCTCGACATGCCTGGGACAGAGCCGTTCGAGGTGATCCAGCAGATCCGGCTGGAGGCCACGGACGCCGCCGTCCTGGCGCTGTCGAGGGTGAGGGACACGGGCTTCGTGGTCCGGACGATGCGGACGGGAGCTTCGGACTTCATCGTCAAGCCGGCGTCGGCGGGCGCGATCCAGCAAGCCGTCGCCAGCGCCCTGGCGCGCACCGAGGGACCACTGGCAGGCGAGAGCGCGAGCAGCGCCGTACCGGCTGCCGATCGCCACTGGCCCGACCTGGACCTGCTCTTCAGGAACAGCGGACGCATGCAGGACGTGGAGAGCGTCGTGCGGCGGGCCGCGGACACCAACGCCACGATCCTCGTGCAGGGAGAGAGCGGGACGGGCAAGGAGATGGTGGCCAAGGCCATCCACTACATCTCCCAGCGCCGGGACAGGCCGTTCCTCAAGGTCAACTGCGCTTCCCTGCCTGGCGAGCTGCTCGAGTCCGAGCTGTTCGGCCACGAGAAGGGCGCCTTCACGGGCGCGCACCGGCGCAAGCCCGGCAAGTTCGAGCTCGCCCACCGGGGGACCTTCCTGCTCGACGAGATCGGCGAGATGCCGCTGGGCCTTCAGGCCAAGCTCCTGCACGTGCTGCAGGATGGAACGTTCTTCCGGGTGGGCGGCAGCGAGCTGATCGACGCCGACGTCCGGCTCGTTGCGGCGACCAACAAGGACCTTGCCGCGGTCATGGGCGCGGGGCTCTTCCGCGAGGACCTCTACTATCGCCTCAACGTGGTCACGATCGCCGTGCCGCCCCTGCGCGAGCGGCGCGAGGAGATCCCGATCCTGGCCGAGCATTTCCTCAAGAAGTTCTGCCGCCAGTACGAGCGGGAGACGCCGAGGATCTCGCCCGAGACCATGCGGCTCCTCGAGGAGTACGCCTGGCCAGGTAATGTCCGCGAGCTGGAGAACATGATCAAGCGGCTCGTCGTACTCCAGAAGGACGGACTCCTGCAGGAGGAGATCGCGCTGAGGCGCGGGCGCCGCTGGTCGGCGCCTCAGCCCGCGCCCGCCCTGGTGGGAGCCCCGGCTCCCCCGCAGCCGCAGTCCCCGCCCGCGCGGGTCGCTACAAATTTCGAGGCCTCCGTCGGTCTGAAGGAGATCGCCCGGCGCGCCGCCAGGGAGGCGGAGAGGGCTGTGCTCAAGGAAGTCCTGGACCGCGTGAGGTGGAACCGCGCCGAGGCCGCGAGGCTCCTCAAGATCAGCTACAAGGCCCTGCTTTATAAGATCACGGCGGCCGGGCTCGACGGCAAGAACGGGGCGCGCGCGAAGAAGGACAGGGATTCGCCACTTGACAAAAATTAG
- a CDS encoding diguanylate cyclase gives MTDFMEPGTGVFAEGAFRHLLTREALRATRYQDFFSICLVRPDWAGESRAAEEGTRHAISRKIAEFLRSTDMVARVEDGIAVLLLHTEGADAMRVAERIRTHIEHVAFTGDPGTSPRQITLSVGGVSFPRDGYNDVILLSRAQAHLAEASRRGGNQVVYASESRR, from the coding sequence GTGACTGACTTCATGGAGCCTGGGACCGGCGTGTTCGCGGAGGGCGCGTTTCGTCATCTGCTGACACGGGAGGCACTCAGGGCGACGCGGTACCAGGACTTCTTCTCCATCTGTCTCGTCAGGCCCGACTGGGCCGGCGAGAGCCGGGCGGCGGAGGAGGGAACGCGTCACGCGATCTCCAGGAAGATCGCCGAGTTCCTCCGATCCACGGACATGGTGGCCCGGGTCGAGGACGGCATCGCCGTGCTCCTGCTGCACACCGAAGGGGCTGACGCCATGCGCGTCGCCGAGCGGATCCGCACCCACATCGAGCACGTCGCATTCACCGGTGACCCTGGCACAAGCCCGCGCCAGATCACGCTGAGCGTCGGAGGAGTTTCCTTCCCGCGCGACGGGTACAACGACGTCATTCTCCTCTCGCGGGCGCAGGCGCACCTGGCGGAGGCCTCCCGTCGCGGAGGCAACCAGGTCGTCTACGCCAGCGAGAGCAGGCGCTGA
- a CDS encoding response regulator translates to MRILVVDDDPSVAEVIADRIRAGGDGALVALDGSEALHLLGSTSVDGVLLDLVMPGLSGLAVLARIRDRHPALPVVILSGHADHELTRKALAIGAVDVIRKPDVLTHLSVTLSKLKGL, encoded by the coding sequence ATGAGGATTCTCGTGGTGGACGACGATCCGTCCGTGGCCGAGGTGATCGCGGACAGGATCCGGGCCGGGGGCGACGGGGCTCTGGTGGCGCTCGACGGCAGCGAGGCGCTGCATCTCCTGGGGTCCACAAGCGTGGACGGCGTGCTGCTCGACCTGGTGATGCCGGGGCTCAGCGGGCTCGCGGTCCTGGCCCGGATCCGGGACCGACACCCGGCCCTGCCGGTGGTGATCCTTTCGGGGCACGCCGACCACGAGCTGACCAGGAAGGCGCTGGCCATCGGCGCGGTCGATGTGATCAGGAAGCCAGACGTGCTCACCCACTTGAGCGTTACCCTTTCTAAGCTGAAGGGCCTATGA
- a CDS encoding TRAP transporter small permease subunit, which yields MSWVMLAMVLVTFGDVVLRYAFNHSAVWTQELEWHLFAVCYLLAAGYTMLYDEHVRVDIIYSRWAPRKKAKSDFIFLFIFFFPSCLMILITTWPFLRNSFMVNEGSPDPGGIPARWLLKSMIIIGFGLLTLQGLSQAVKNFYVLKGWEEPERRAKEIH from the coding sequence ATGTCCTGGGTCATGCTGGCCATGGTGTTGGTCACGTTCGGCGACGTGGTTCTGCGATACGCGTTCAACCACAGCGCGGTGTGGACCCAGGAGCTCGAGTGGCACCTGTTCGCGGTGTGCTACCTGCTGGCCGCCGGCTACACCATGCTCTACGACGAGCACGTGCGCGTGGACATCATCTACTCGCGCTGGGCGCCGCGGAAGAAGGCCAAGTCCGACTTCATCTTCCTATTCATCTTCTTCTTTCCGTCGTGCCTCATGATCCTCATCACGACCTGGCCGTTCCTGAGGAACTCCTTCATGGTCAACGAGGGCTCGCCCGATCCCGGCGGCATCCCCGCGCGCTGGCTGCTGAAGAGCATGATCATCATCGGCTTCGGGCTGCTGACCCTGCAGGGCCTCTCCCAGGCCGTGAAGAACTTCTACGTCCTGAAGGGGTGGGAAGAGCCTGAGCGGCGGGCGAAAGAGATCCACTGA
- a CDS encoding TRAP transporter substrate-binding protein — protein MEGRRRFILKGAALAAAGAATAVNAPNVIAQPKFQWRLSTTWPPALDVLQGGAQRFARIVDEMSGGRLKIQVFAAGELMPAFGCFDAASQGTIEAFNAAPYYWAGKEPALQWFSAVPFSFNPQAQMNWYIHGDGLKLWEEIYATFNLVPRPGASTGCQMAGWFRKKINTTADYKGLKMRIPGLGGKVVAKAGGTVVLTPGGEIYTALERGTIDSTEWVGPHDDMKLGLHNAAKYYYYPGWHEPGTTGEYSFNKKAYDSLPVDLKRILDYACQSMQVHTFMEYEAKNFIALQKLKTDFKGKVELVAFSNAILKDLKKISDDVIKEESEKSPQARKVYASVKKFEKALNDWRLLSEAAYHAQIAAL, from the coding sequence ATGGAAGGTCGCAGACGGTTCATCCTGAAGGGGGCCGCGCTCGCGGCCGCCGGCGCCGCCACGGCGGTGAATGCCCCCAACGTCATCGCCCAGCCGAAGTTCCAGTGGCGCCTGTCCACCACCTGGCCCCCGGCGCTCGACGTGCTCCAGGGCGGCGCTCAGCGCTTCGCCAGAATCGTCGACGAGATGAGCGGCGGTCGGCTGAAGATCCAGGTCTTCGCCGCCGGGGAGCTGATGCCGGCCTTCGGCTGCTTCGACGCAGCCTCCCAGGGGACCATCGAGGCCTTCAACGCCGCCCCCTACTACTGGGCAGGCAAGGAGCCGGCCCTGCAGTGGTTCTCCGCCGTCCCCTTCTCCTTCAATCCCCAGGCGCAGATGAACTGGTACATCCACGGCGACGGGCTCAAGCTCTGGGAGGAGATCTACGCCACCTTCAACCTCGTCCCCCGCCCCGGCGCCTCCACCGGCTGCCAGATGGCCGGCTGGTTCAGGAAGAAGATCAACACCACTGCCGACTACAAGGGGCTCAAGATGCGCATCCCCGGCCTCGGCGGCAAGGTGGTTGCCAAGGCCGGCGGCACCGTGGTCCTGACGCCCGGCGGCGAGATCTACACTGCGCTCGAGCGCGGCACCATCGACTCCACTGAGTGGGTGGGACCCCACGACGACATGAAGCTCGGCCTGCACAACGCGGCCAAGTACTACTACTACCCCGGGTGGCACGAGCCCGGGACCACCGGGGAGTACAGCTTCAACAAGAAGGCCTACGACTCCCTGCCCGTCGATCTCAAGCGCATCCTCGACTACGCATGCCAGTCCATGCAGGTCCACACCTTCATGGAGTACGAGGCCAAGAACTTCATCGCGCTGCAGAAGCTCAAGACCGACTTCAAGGGCAAGGTCGAGCTGGTGGCCTTCTCCAACGCCATCCTCAAGGACCTCAAGAAGATCTCCGACGACGTCATCAAGGAGGAGTCGGAGAAGAGTCCGCAGGCGAGAAAGGTCTACGCCTCCGTCAAGAAGTTCGAGAAGGCGCTGAACGACTGGCGCCTGCTCTCCGAAGCGGCCTACCACGCGCAGATCGCCGCCCTCTAG
- the mqnC gene encoding dehypoxanthine futalosine cyclase: MSPQEAIREKVEAGRRLERAEGRWLLTEAPLLDLGSLAQAARFRRLPERRVTFVVDSNPNYTNVCVTDCQFCAFYRKPGHPEAWTLGVEEVLRKVEAAARDGATTVLLQGGHNPELPLEYYLSLVRETRRRFPSVTPHFFTASEIHTMAGVSGLDVAGVIGRLKEAGQTTLPGGGAEVLSARVRTRIAPKKGGPDSWLEVHREAHRQGLRSTATMMYGHVEEPEDILDHWEAIRDLQDQHGGFTAFVPWSFKPGHTLLEKWIKHYQGPSAYLRMLAAARLYLDNFQHIQASWFSGGKRTGQVALSWGADDFGGTLFEENVHAAADYVNRTTVAEIVTLIREAGFTPAQRTTTYEILREF; the protein is encoded by the coding sequence CTGAGCCCGCAGGAGGCGATCCGGGAGAAGGTCGAGGCGGGCCGGCGCCTGGAGCGGGCCGAGGGCCGCTGGCTCCTCACCGAGGCGCCGCTGCTGGACCTCGGCAGCCTCGCCCAGGCCGCCCGGTTCCGGCGCCTGCCAGAGCGCCGCGTCACTTTCGTCGTCGACTCCAACCCGAACTACACCAATGTCTGCGTCACCGACTGCCAGTTCTGCGCCTTTTACCGCAAGCCCGGTCACCCGGAGGCCTGGACGCTGGGCGTCGAGGAGGTGCTCCGAAAGGTCGAGGCCGCTGCGCGCGACGGCGCCACGACCGTGCTGCTGCAGGGGGGTCACAACCCGGAGCTGCCGCTGGAGTACTACCTCTCGCTGGTCCGGGAGACCCGGCGGCGCTTCCCGTCGGTCACTCCCCACTTCTTCACGGCCTCGGAGATCCACACCATGGCCGGGGTGAGCGGGCTCGACGTGGCCGGAGTGATCGGGCGCCTGAAGGAGGCCGGGCAGACCACGCTGCCCGGCGGGGGGGCGGAGGTGCTCTCCGCGCGCGTCAGGACCCGCATCGCGCCCAAGAAGGGCGGGCCCGACAGCTGGCTCGAGGTGCACCGCGAGGCCCACCGCCAGGGACTCAGGTCCACGGCCACCATGATGTACGGGCACGTGGAAGAGCCCGAGGACATCCTCGACCACTGGGAGGCGATCCGGGACCTCCAGGACCAGCACGGCGGGTTCACGGCCTTCGTACCGTGGTCGTTCAAGCCGGGACACACGCTCCTCGAGAAGTGGATCAAGCACTACCAGGGACCGAGCGCCTACCTCCGCATGCTCGCCGCCGCCCGCCTCTACCTCGACAACTTCCAGCACATCCAGGCCTCGTGGTTCTCCGGGGGCAAGCGCACCGGCCAGGTCGCGCTCTCCTGGGGCGCCGACGACTTCGGCGGGACGCTCTTCGAGGAGAACGTGCACGCGGCCGCGGACTACGTGAACCGGACCACCGTGGCGGAGATCGTGACCCTGATCCGCGAGGCCGGCTTCACGCCGGCCCAGCGCACCACGACCTACGAGATCCTCCGCGAGTTCTAG
- the mqnE gene encoding aminofutalosine synthase MqnE: MPVVKERRLLLRDRLLVPVWEKVRAGERLSREDGLLLFESEDLHGVGSLADHVKARRYGERVFFVMNRYVNPTNVCVLSCAFCDFTRKKGEAGAFENSIEDVLAMIKPGTREAHIVGGHHPDWPFEYYERLIAAIHASRPETQIKAFTAAEVDFWWRRWKIEPREALARLKEAGLHSMPGGGAEIFSRRLQKRLNFTGKADADRWCEIHGIAHGLGIKTNATMLYGHVETLAERVDHLLRLREQQDRSGGFLTFIPLAYQVGNTKLVPRQTPPTDDLRTIAISRLLLDNFPHVEAYWVMLGEETASLALHFGASDVNGTLEEEKIAHMAKAESPAGLAREQILRMIRDAGKTAVERDALYNVVRVWS, encoded by the coding sequence ATGCCTGTCGTGAAAGAGCGCCGGCTCCTGCTGCGAGACCGGCTGCTGGTCCCCGTCTGGGAGAAGGTCCGCGCCGGGGAGCGCCTGTCGCGGGAGGACGGCCTCCTTCTCTTCGAGAGTGAGGATCTCCATGGGGTGGGGAGCCTCGCCGACCACGTCAAGGCCCGCCGGTACGGAGAGCGGGTGTTCTTCGTGATGAACCGCTACGTCAACCCCACCAACGTCTGCGTCCTCTCCTGCGCCTTCTGCGACTTCACGCGGAAGAAAGGTGAGGCCGGCGCCTTCGAGAACTCCATCGAGGACGTGCTGGCGATGATCAAGCCGGGCACCCGCGAGGCCCACATCGTGGGAGGGCATCACCCCGACTGGCCTTTCGAGTACTACGAGCGCCTCATCGCGGCCATCCACGCCTCCCGTCCCGAGACGCAGATCAAGGCCTTCACGGCGGCGGAAGTGGACTTCTGGTGGCGCCGCTGGAAGATCGAGCCCCGCGAGGCGCTCGCGCGGCTCAAGGAGGCGGGGCTACATTCCATGCCGGGCGGGGGCGCCGAGATCTTCTCCCGGCGCCTGCAGAAGCGGCTCAACTTCACTGGCAAGGCCGATGCCGACCGCTGGTGCGAGATCCACGGGATCGCGCATGGGCTCGGCATCAAGACGAACGCCACCATGCTCTATGGCCACGTGGAAACGCTCGCAGAGCGCGTGGATCACCTGCTGCGGCTCAGGGAGCAGCAGGACCGCTCCGGGGGCTTCCTCACCTTCATCCCGCTGGCCTATCAGGTGGGCAACACGAAGCTCGTGCCCCGCCAGACTCCGCCGACCGACGATCTCAGGACCATCGCCATCTCCCGGCTCCTCCTCGACAACTTCCCCCACGTGGAAGCCTACTGGGTGATGCTCGGCGAAGAGACTGCCTCGCTGGCGCTTCACTTCGGCGCCTCCGACGTCAACGGCACGCTGGAGGAGGAGAAGATCGCCCACATGGCCAAGGCCGAGAGCCCGGCGGGGCTCGCCCGCGAGCAGATCCTCCGGATGATCCGCGACGCGGGCAAGACTGCCGTGGAGCGTGACGCCCTCTACAACGTGGTGCGGGTGTGGAGCTGA
- a CDS encoding ABC transporter substrate-binding protein: MPVIRIGHSPDPDDAFMFHALNAGKVRLPGFDVQHVLEDIESLNRRARTAELEVTAVSAATYTLIADRYRLMDPGASMGKGYGPILVAREPMDPARVSQHVVAIPGSHTTAALLLRLYCGDPPVIEVAFDKIPRAVLEGQAHLGLLIHEGQITHAAMGLVKVLDLGQAWEKETALPLPLGVNVMRRDLGEELHRTISQGLRDSIEYGYAHLDEALEYAMQYGRGIDKETCRRFVLMYVNEYTRRLGDDGRGALLRLYQMAHARGLISEIPPIDPI, encoded by the coding sequence ATGCCTGTCATCCGTATCGGTCACAGCCCGGATCCTGATGACGCCTTCATGTTCCATGCGCTCAACGCGGGGAAGGTGCGTCTCCCGGGCTTCGATGTGCAGCACGTCCTGGAGGACATCGAGTCGCTGAACCGCCGCGCGAGGACCGCGGAGCTCGAGGTCACGGCAGTCTCGGCCGCAACCTACACCCTCATCGCCGACCGCTACCGTCTCATGGATCCGGGGGCCTCCATGGGGAAGGGCTACGGCCCCATCCTCGTTGCCCGGGAGCCGATGGATCCCGCGAGGGTGTCCCAGCACGTGGTCGCGATCCCCGGCAGCCACACCACCGCGGCGCTGCTGCTGCGGCTGTACTGCGGCGACCCGCCGGTCATCGAGGTCGCCTTCGACAAGATCCCGAGGGCGGTGCTCGAGGGGCAGGCGCATCTGGGCCTCCTGATCCACGAGGGGCAGATCACGCACGCCGCCATGGGGCTCGTGAAGGTGCTCGATCTCGGGCAGGCGTGGGAGAAGGAGACCGCCCTGCCGCTGCCACTTGGCGTGAACGTCATGCGGCGCGATCTGGGGGAGGAGCTGCATCGGACGATCTCCCAGGGCCTTCGCGACTCCATCGAGTACGGCTACGCCCATCTCGACGAGGCTCTCGAGTACGCCATGCAGTACGGGCGGGGCATCGACAAGGAGACCTGCCGCCGCTTCGTCCTCATGTACGTCAACGAGTACACGCGGCGGCTGGGTGACGACGGGCGCGGCGCGCTCCTCCGGCTCTACCAGATGGCGCATGCCCGGGGCCTGATCTCCGAGATCCCCCCCATTGACCCCATCTAG